The following are encoded in a window of Thermococcus alcaliphilus genomic DNA:
- a CDS encoding SDR family NAD(P)-dependent oxidoreductase: MTRELLPLMQSGSKVVMVLSGVAFVRTPEMSAYGAAKAALHYLSLTLSEELRENGIKVIRVYPKQVATPF, encoded by the coding sequence ATGACTAGAGAACTGCTACCCCTTATGCAAAGCGGTTCGAAGGTTGTAATGGTGTTGAGTGGAGTTGCCTTTGTTAGAACTCCAGAAATGTCTGCTTATGGTGCCGCAAAGGCTGCCCTTCACTACTTATCACTTACACTTAGCGAAGAGCTCCGGGAAAATGGAATAAAGGTCATAAGGGTATATCCAAAGCAGGTTGCCACGCCTTTCTAG
- a CDS encoding ion channel: MCKMAHFGNCDPDTANQKYCIFHKPNKSEEEAREFYRKFLERFKPRVEEIEVHGQKVKRLVFEELVDARGFVFPRIPNELIKYSDPEGNTLDEIFSFEWAVFKENVWFSYSNFEQAYIQSSLELKDIELFQSFGSDQVPDVEIDSFKTLEVDMIYKDLQSMIPIENFISFRYSKFEKEALFERAKFSVARFMGAQFNRGIFENAEFKYADFMWAQFNIADFNWAVFEEAIFEDSKFNIAHFMESKFNKANFARAQFKKAYFTDETIVYPGELLTIYEGWTKFNEANFKGAKFNELYFTRVRVLTYISFDGAVITDRAMFIEPNSSDINSLLDENCVDKECWKDITVNNSFKMCIKRFCHPQPLAEIAKMQRIIYERLGDRENADKMFVLEMRAKRKARLKNAQTKFEKLRAYAYNFFEWLLGDLPSEYGTNWIRLLGISLLVIIGNAIPYTIWSNFIEGFPQTSNYLVRFANALYYSLVTFTTLGYGDMHPTGWLKALSALEAFTGAVFMALIVAVIARKWMR; this comes from the coding sequence ATGTGCAAGATGGCGCACTTTGGTAACTGTGACCCAGATACTGCTAACCAGAAGTACTGTATTTTTCATAAGCCGAACAAGAGTGAGGAAGAGGCGAGAGAGTTCTACAGGAAGTTTTTGGAGAGATTTAAGCCAAGAGTCGAAGAGATTGAAGTTCATGGACAAAAGGTAAAGAGGTTAGTTTTTGAGGAACTGGTTGATGCTAGAGGGTTCGTGTTTCCGCGGATTCCAAACGAACTAATTAAATATTCTGATCCAGAGGGGAATACATTAGATGAAATTTTTTCTTTTGAGTGGGCAGTATTTAAGGAAAATGTATGGTTTAGCTATTCAAATTTCGAACAAGCATATATTCAAAGTAGTCTTGAGTTGAAGGATATAGAGCTTTTTCAAAGTTTTGGAAGCGATCAGGTTCCTGATGTGGAAATTGACTCTTTTAAAACTCTAGAGGTTGACATGATCTATAAAGACCTGCAAAGCATGATTCCAATTGAGAACTTTATAAGCTTTCGATACTCAAAATTCGAAAAGGAAGCACTATTTGAAAGAGCAAAATTTAGTGTTGCTAGATTCATGGGTGCACAGTTTAATCGAGGAATTTTTGAGAATGCGGAATTTAAATATGCTGATTTTATGTGGGCACAGTTCAATATTGCAGACTTCAATTGGGCAGTCTTTGAAGAAGCTATTTTTGAAGATTCAAAATTTAACATAGCTCACTTCATGGAAAGCAAGTTCAACAAAGCAAACTTTGCGAGAGCACAATTCAAAAAAGCATACTTTACTGATGAGACAATAGTGTATCCTGGGGAGCTTTTAACTATCTACGAAGGGTGGACTAAATTTAACGAGGCTAATTTTAAAGGTGCAAAATTTAATGAGTTGTACTTTACGAGAGTTCGAGTCCTCACCTACATATCTTTCGATGGAGCTGTAATTACGGATAGAGCGATGTTTATTGAACCTAACTCTTCAGATATAAACTCTTTGTTGGATGAAAACTGCGTAGATAAAGAATGTTGGAAAGACATAACCGTAAATAACTCATTTAAGATGTGTATTAAACGTTTTTGCCATCCTCAACCACTCGCAGAAATTGCCAAAATGCAACGCATTATATACGAGCGACTTGGTGATAGAGAAAACGCAGACAAAATGTTTGTCCTCGAAATGCGGGCTAAACGAAAAGCCCGTCTCAAAAATGCGCAAACGAAGTTTGAAAAGCTCAGAGCTTATGCCTATAATTTCTTTGAATGGCTTCTCGGAGACTTACCCTCAGAATACGGGACAAACTGGATTCGCTTGTTAGGAATTTCATTGCTTGTGATTATCGGGAATGCTATTCCTTACACCATCTGGAGCAACTTCATTGAGGGGTTCCCTCAAACATCTAATTATCTTGTTCGCTTTGCCAACGCCCTCTACTACTCCCTCGTCACATTTACAACACTTGGCTACGGCGACATGCATCCAACGGGCTGGCTTAAAGCACTAAGCGCCCTCGAGGCCTTTACCGGTGCTGTCTTCATGGCACTCATTGTTGCGGTCATAGCAAGAAAATGGATGAGGTGA
- a CDS encoding SDR family oxidoreductase has protein sequence MLAVVTGASRGIGRLLVERLIKKGYQVVGIARSREALEELKARFGDSFEYVVQDLAQDGAEREVKKALERLGVGKVDLLINNAGFAIKKPLLEHGEEELQKLF, from the coding sequence ATGCTGGCTGTAGTTACGGGAGCATCAAGAGGCATCGGCCGTCTTTTGGTCGAGAGGTTAATCAAAAAGGGCTACCAAGTTGTGGGGATAGCGAGAAGCAGAGAAGCACTGGAGGAGCTTAAAGCTAGATTCGGCGATTCTTTTGAATATGTAGTCCAAGATTTAGCTCAGGATGGCGCAGAAAGAGAGGTCAAGAAAGCCCTTGAGAGGCTGGGGGTGGGTAAGGTTGACCTCCTCATCAACAACGCCGGGTTTGCGATAAAAAAGCCCCTTCTGGAGCACGGTGAAGAAGAACTTCAAAAGCTGTTTTAA
- a CDS encoding ABC transporter permease encodes MSFVKKFGAIYKTDLKLLRRDPMLLYSVVMTLVILLIIRYFKDRIGPYYPLLALLGLIFIPMIFGMIPGFMMADEKEDKTIQALQVIPISSEAFLAYRLTWASIVVAVFTFVAPYILDIEIPQKGILALMTLFLFEVWIYGLLITVFSESRMQALTVGKVLGWLLFLPPAIKLIVVWRNLSTDWSRFTAFLPTYWLYKVFEGIPLNDYSNFPIALAVHLAWLIPLVVLFRKRVL; translated from the coding sequence ATGAGTTTTGTGAAGAAGTTTGGAGCTATTTATAAGACCGACCTCAAGCTTTTAAGGAGGGACCCAATGCTCTTGTACAGCGTGGTTATGACTCTCGTGATCCTCCTCATCATCCGCTACTTCAAAGACCGCATCGGGCCTTACTATCCTCTTTTAGCCCTCCTGGGCCTGATATTCATACCCATGATATTCGGCATGATACCTGGCTTTATGATGGCTGACGAAAAGGAAGACAAAACTATTCAAGCTCTCCAAGTCATCCCTATCTCAAGCGAGGCCTTTTTGGCATATAGGCTAACTTGGGCTTCAATAGTAGTGGCTGTATTTACTTTCGTTGCCCCCTATATACTCGACATAGAAATACCCCAAAAGGGCATTCTAGCTCTAATGACGCTCTTCCTTTTTGAGGTGTGGATCTACGGGCTGCTCATCACGGTGTTCTCGGAGTCCAGGATGCAGGCGTTAACTGTGGGCAAGGTCCTCGGCTGGCTGCTCTTCCTGCCCCCGGCGATAAAGCTCATCGTGGTGTGGCGGAACCTCTCAACGGACTGGAGCAGGTTTACGGCGTTCCTCCCAACTTACTGGCTCTATAAGGTCTTTGAAGGAATCCCACTTAACGACTACAGCAATTTCCCAATAGCTCTTGCGGTGCATTTGGCGTGGCTGATACCTCTGGTAGTGCTGTTCAGAAAGAGAGTATTGTAG
- a CDS encoding thiamine-phosphate kinase yields the protein MEREIIKLFMKYFKNQGDLPLGDDTGALKLGDEWLIATNDMLVKSTDVPGIMTPEQVGFKVFTMNVSDVAAMGGKPIGFLFSLGVPRDIDMGYLEGIAKGIAEASDFYSTPIISADTNEACDLIIDGIALGKTKRLLTRSGAKEGDLVCVTGDIGRALAGLKVYFDNLEVSPKTRKALYEKLLEPKARFREGQILSRYANAAIDISDGMSKELHLIAEMSKVKITIYAEKLPIRKEVFEVAELLGVDPINLALASGEEFELIFTIPEEHLEKLDFEFSIIGKVEKGEGVYLQRDGKLERMPLLGWEHLAKP from the coding sequence GTGGAGCGTGAGATAATAAAGCTGTTCATGAAATACTTCAAGAACCAGGGAGATTTGCCTTTAGGAGATGACACTGGAGCGCTAAAGCTCGGCGATGAGTGGCTCATAGCAACAAACGACATGCTGGTGAAAAGCACAGACGTTCCGGGAATAATGACGCCTGAGCAAGTTGGCTTTAAGGTCTTCACTATGAACGTGAGCGACGTTGCCGCCATGGGGGGTAAACCGATAGGGTTCCTCTTCTCCCTTGGAGTGCCCAGAGATATTGATATGGGGTATCTTGAAGGCATTGCAAAGGGAATCGCTGAGGCTTCTGACTTCTACAGCACGCCCATAATAAGTGCCGATACTAACGAAGCATGCGATCTCATAATAGATGGGATAGCCCTTGGAAAGACCAAAAGGTTGCTCACGAGAAGCGGAGCAAAGGAGGGAGATTTGGTCTGCGTTACCGGCGACATTGGAAGGGCTCTAGCGGGGCTTAAAGTCTACTTCGACAACCTTGAAGTTAGTCCAAAAACAAGGAAAGCTCTCTATGAGAAGCTCCTTGAGCCCAAGGCGAGGTTCAGAGAGGGGCAAATACTTTCGAGGTATGCAAACGCCGCAATAGACATAAGCGACGGCATGAGCAAGGAGCTCCACCTGATAGCGGAGATGAGCAAAGTGAAGATAACCATCTATGCCGAAAAGCTCCCAATAAGGAAGGAAGTTTTTGAAGTTGCAGAGCTCTTGGGAGTTGATCCTATCAACCTTGCACTGGCAAGTGGAGAGGAGTTTGAGCTTATCTTTACTATCCCCGAGGAACACCTCGAAAAGCTCGACTTTGAATTTTCCATCATTGGGAAGGTTGAAAAGGGAGAGGGCGTTTACCTGCAAAGAGATGGAAAACTTGAGAGGATGCCCCTTTTGGGATGGGAGCACTTGGCAAAGCCTTAA
- a CDS encoding potassium channel family protein, translated as MCDYIYSDGSKCQEAPLEGSRYCALHISFEEGEKLVWREKLEELKLSAVARKLQAGDFNFEGAYLYTFPLTWEVLEEFGIKEIEDNIILSNANVLEVIIRGREDKPLKFKDLLIYNANIQELYITNSQFHGIYSIPSTVYGILSKKTNDLVEDSNVSIVDPNLFKIEELQTLLDSNCYVGKLYIILCEGSTLWLNGLKSLTIVLSESNVTDIWFNSSMITELVLGKNLSVSNDINLKFSAIKTGKLIPPIKIGGRLYLNYTNIHSNRFAVEMFNLAKRLFKESSRPEDLDNLEYHFYREMVARRKWKVELAKEDWKITNKKSFKKLFRFLLVKFGGILEWIFLDVPIKYGTSWKRLLSIWFSLVLIIFPILYLLTGTVPGIKSYWQAIYFSIVTATTLGYGDFHPEGLGTFLASLEAIFGTFMWALLITTLGRKYLNSS; from the coding sequence ATGTGCGACTACATTTATTCAGATGGAAGTAAATGTCAAGAAGCACCATTGGAAGGCTCAAGATATTGCGCTCTCCACATCAGCTTTGAGGAAGGAGAAAAACTTGTTTGGAGAGAAAAATTGGAGGAATTGAAACTCAGCGCTGTCGCAAGAAAACTTCAAGCTGGAGATTTTAACTTTGAAGGTGCATATCTATACACCTTCCCCTTAACGTGGGAAGTTTTGGAAGAATTTGGGATTAAGGAAATAGAGGACAATATAATTCTTAGCAATGCTAATGTGCTAGAGGTGATTATTAGGGGCAGAGAAGATAAACCTTTGAAGTTCAAGGACCTTCTTATTTACAATGCAAACATTCAAGAACTGTATATCACGAATTCACAGTTCCATGGTATCTACTCTATCCCCTCAACTGTTTATGGAATACTCTCCAAGAAAACAAACGATTTGGTTGAGGATTCTAATGTATCCATAGTTGATCCGAACCTCTTTAAAATTGAAGAACTTCAAACACTTTTGGATTCAAATTGCTATGTGGGAAAGTTATATATAATCCTCTGTGAGGGAAGCACTCTATGGCTAAACGGGTTAAAATCATTAACAATAGTCCTTTCAGAATCCAACGTTACAGATATATGGTTTAATTCTTCGATGATCACCGAACTCGTTTTGGGTAAAAATTTATCTGTAAGCAATGACATTAACCTTAAGTTTTCAGCTATTAAAACAGGCAAATTGATTCCACCCATCAAGATAGGGGGGAGGTTGTATTTGAATTATACAAACATCCATTCAAATCGTTTTGCTGTCGAAATGTTTAACTTAGCAAAAAGACTTTTTAAAGAAAGTTCACGGCCAGAGGATTTAGATAATTTAGAATACCATTTCTATCGGGAGATGGTTGCGAGGAGAAAATGGAAAGTTGAACTAGCAAAGGAAGACTGGAAAATCACCAATAAAAAATCATTTAAGAAGCTTTTCAGGTTTTTATTAGTCAAGTTTGGGGGTATTCTCGAGTGGATATTCCTAGATGTACCAATAAAATACGGAACCAGTTGGAAAAGACTGTTATCTATTTGGTTTTCTTTGGTTTTAATAATATTTCCTATATTGTACCTGTTAACAGGTACTGTACCAGGAATTAAGTCGTATTGGCAAGCTATATACTTCAGTATTGTCACAGCAACAACTCTAGGATACGGAGATTTTCATCCTGAAGGGTTAGGAACGTTTCTTGCATCCTTAGAAGCCATATTTGGCACTTTCATGTGGGCTCTCCTCATAACAACATTAGGGAGAAAGTATTTAAATTCCTCATGA
- a CDS encoding galactokinase: MVMIRVESPGRVNLIGEHTDYTLGYVMPMAINLYTILEGEKAEVVTLYSEHFREEKFFSLDQLYKENTWIDYVKGVYWVLKKEGYNVGGIHGKILGNLPLGAGLSSSASLELAVMAFLDKAYSLNLSRLEMALLAKKAENEFVGVPCGILDQFAIAFGKKGHTIFLDTDTLSYEYIPFPSDVSVLVFYTGVKRELASSAYAERRKIAEESLRFLGKRTSKDVNESELIKLPSLYRKFFGYIVRENRRVLEVRDALKNGNIEKVGEILTRAHWDIARNYGVSSEELDFFVRKARRLGAYGARLTGAGFGGSAIALVDKEKAEEVGKAVLEEYGKKFPWKAEYFIVEPSDGVR, encoded by the coding sequence ATGGTTATGATAAGGGTCGAATCCCCTGGCAGGGTGAACTTAATAGGCGAGCACACCGACTATACTCTTGGCTACGTAATGCCGATGGCAATAAACCTCTACACGATTTTGGAGGGAGAAAAAGCGGAAGTGGTGACTCTTTATTCAGAACACTTTAGAGAGGAGAAATTCTTCAGCCTGGATCAGCTTTACAAGGAGAACACATGGATAGACTACGTAAAAGGAGTTTATTGGGTGCTGAAGAAAGAGGGGTACAATGTAGGTGGAATTCATGGGAAAATACTGGGCAACTTACCACTTGGAGCCGGATTAAGTTCTTCAGCAAGCCTTGAACTCGCAGTTATGGCTTTCCTAGACAAGGCATATTCTCTCAACCTTTCTCGTCTCGAAATGGCATTGCTTGCCAAAAAAGCGGAAAACGAATTTGTAGGTGTGCCCTGTGGAATTCTTGACCAGTTTGCAATAGCTTTTGGAAAGAAAGGACACACAATATTTTTGGATACGGACACACTAAGCTACGAGTACATACCGTTCCCCAGCGACGTTTCGGTGCTGGTGTTCTATACAGGGGTTAAAAGGGAGCTTGCATCCTCAGCCTACGCAGAAAGGAGGAAAATCGCAGAGGAATCACTTCGTTTTCTTGGAAAAAGAACTTCAAAAGACGTTAATGAGAGTGAACTTATTAAGCTCCCCTCTCTTTACCGGAAGTTCTTTGGCTACATCGTTAGGGAAAATCGGCGTGTCCTCGAAGTGAGGGATGCCCTAAAAAACGGGAATATTGAAAAGGTTGGGGAAATATTAACCAGAGCCCACTGGGACATTGCAAGAAACTACGGAGTGAGCTCAGAGGAGCTGGACTTCTTCGTAAGAAAAGCCAGGAGACTTGGAGCTTATGGGGCAAGGTTAACAGGAGCAGGCTTTGGAGGCTCGGCAATAGCCCTTGTTGACAAGGAAAAGGCGGAGGAGGTTGGAAAAGCAGTCCTTGAGGAGTATGGGAAGAAATTTCCGTGGAAGGCTGAGTACTTCATCGTAGAGCCATCTGATGGGGTGAGA
- a CDS encoding ABC transporter permease has protein sequence MMGNLLKTNLIVGVRSYVYPIYVLIGLAYGLMLMAFPEQYLPTMVPIFLIFEPGLVGFMFVGTEIFAEKKDGAISALAVTPIEWRSYIFAKTFLMSVLSIIGAVLIMAIGTRSLEGLPYVIVGVFLCSIVYTLLGIGIAAKYHDLDDYFVPIMAVLVVSLLPFAHYHGYLTNEIWKVLYIVPSYPALYFFKAPFVEVSRDTLALSGVALLLWSGIAYYVAKIRFYKYAVEGLR, from the coding sequence ATGATGGGGAACCTGCTGAAGACGAACCTCATCGTCGGGGTTAGGAGCTATGTCTACCCGATATATGTGCTCATAGGTCTCGCCTATGGACTAATGCTCATGGCGTTTCCAGAGCAGTACCTTCCCACAATGGTGCCTATCTTTCTCATATTCGAGCCGGGGCTCGTTGGATTTATGTTCGTTGGCACTGAGATATTCGCGGAGAAGAAGGATGGCGCAATAAGCGCCCTCGCAGTGACGCCAATAGAGTGGAGAAGTTACATATTTGCTAAAACATTTCTGATGAGCGTTCTCTCAATAATTGGGGCAGTGCTAATAATGGCTATTGGCACACGCTCCCTTGAAGGGCTTCCTTACGTTATCGTGGGAGTCTTTCTGTGCTCGATAGTTTACACCCTCCTCGGTATAGGGATAGCGGCAAAGTACCACGATCTTGATGATTACTTCGTGCCGATAATGGCTGTTCTAGTGGTCTCGCTACTTCCCTTTGCCCACTATCACGGTTACCTCACAAACGAAATATGGAAAGTCCTCTACATTGTTCCCAGCTACCCAGCACTTTATTTCTTTAAAGCTCCTTTTGTAGAGGTCTCAAGGGATACCTTGGCGCTTTCAGGGGTAGCTTTGCTCCTCTGGTCTGGTATAGCGTATTATGTAGCTAAAATAAGGTTCTACAAGTATGCTGTGGAGGGATTGAGATGA
- the amrS gene encoding AmmeMemoRadiSam system radical SAM enzyme, with product MREAMYWEPLEGNRVRCYLCPLNCLIDEGQRGSCRVRKNIGGKLYTLNYGKVSSMAADPIEKKPLFHFYPGSCAFSIGTVGCNMHCIHCQNWEISQADETFPYLEDATSEAIVRLAKHYGCESIAYTYNEPTIWYEFVLETSKLAKREGLKNILVTNGYINEEPFRELAPYIDAMNIDIKAFRDEFYRKISKVPSLEPSKRTAVIAKKEFGIHVELTYLIIPTLNDSEEEIRAFARWVVEELGDDTPVHFSRFFPHYKLLTLPPTPVETIEKAYRIAKEEGLKFVYTGNIPGHDGENTYCPKCGKPLIVRWGFTIEEYHIKDGKCEYCGEPIPIIGEYKKRHYRGMWW from the coding sequence ATGAGGGAGGCTATGTATTGGGAGCCCTTAGAGGGCAACAGGGTGAGATGTTACTTATGCCCTCTAAACTGTCTCATAGATGAAGGGCAGAGGGGTTCCTGCAGGGTTAGGAAGAACATTGGCGGTAAGCTTTACACCCTTAATTATGGGAAGGTATCTTCTATGGCTGCCGATCCGATTGAAAAGAAGCCGCTCTTTCACTTTTATCCGGGCTCCTGTGCATTCTCTATAGGCACAGTTGGGTGTAACATGCACTGCATCCACTGCCAAAACTGGGAGATAAGCCAAGCTGATGAGACTTTTCCCTACTTGGAGGATGCCACTTCGGAGGCTATAGTGAGGCTAGCCAAACATTATGGATGCGAGAGCATAGCTTACACATACAACGAGCCGACGATATGGTATGAATTCGTTCTCGAAACTTCAAAGCTCGCCAAAAGAGAAGGCCTCAAGAACATTCTCGTGACGAACGGCTACATAAACGAGGAACCCTTTAGGGAGTTAGCCCCTTATATAGATGCCATGAACATTGACATAAAGGCCTTTCGGGATGAGTTTTACAGAAAGATCTCGAAGGTGCCAAGTTTAGAGCCGAGCAAGAGAACTGCGGTTATAGCCAAGAAGGAGTTTGGGATTCACGTTGAGCTTACATACCTCATAATACCAACGCTAAATGACAGTGAAGAAGAGATAAGAGCTTTTGCGAGATGGGTGGTTGAAGAGCTAGGTGATGATACACCAGTACACTTCTCACGCTTTTTCCCCCATTATAAGCTCCTCACATTGCCTCCAACGCCAGTTGAGACCATTGAAAAGGCTTACCGCATAGCTAAGGAGGAAGGGTTGAAGTTTGTATATACCGGAAACATCCCAGGCCATGATGGAGAAAACACATACTGCCCAAAGTGTGGAAAACCTTTAATAGTTAGGTGGGGCTTTACGATAGAGGAGTACCACATAAAGGATGGAAAATGTGAATACTGTGGTGAACCAATACCGATAATTGGCGAATATAAGAAAAGACATTACAGAGGAATGTGGTGGTAA
- a CDS encoding ABC transporter ATP-binding protein, which produces MPVIEVKNVRKYYGDVRGVENLSFEVEEGEIYGFLGPNGAGKTTTVKILVKIIKDYTGEVKVFDKDLRKWGKDYYNKIGVSFEFPAVYSRLTALENLEFFASFYKKHLDPMEVLKMVGLDKEADQLVAGFSKGMKKKLDLARALLPDPDILFLDEPLEGLDPASARKFKDLFLEMKESGKTIFLTTHNMYVADELCDRVAFIVDGSVRLVDNPGELKVKMGKRLVKVEYVASNEVRTAEFPLEGIGRNEEFLNILRNYEIRRINTEEPTLEEIFLKVTGRRLV; this is translated from the coding sequence ATGCCTGTAATTGAGGTTAAGAATGTTAGAAAGTACTACGGTGATGTTAGAGGTGTGGAAAACTTAAGCTTCGAGGTCGAGGAGGGCGAAATCTACGGGTTTTTGGGGCCAAACGGGGCCGGAAAAACCACAACCGTCAAAATTCTCGTCAAAATAATAAAGGACTATACTGGAGAAGTTAAGGTTTTTGACAAAGACCTTAGGAAGTGGGGCAAGGACTACTACAACAAAATCGGCGTTTCCTTCGAGTTTCCAGCGGTTTACTCCCGCCTGACTGCCCTCGAAAACCTCGAGTTCTTCGCGAGCTTTTACAAAAAGCACCTTGACCCGATGGAAGTTCTCAAGATGGTGGGGCTTGACAAAGAGGCAGACCAGCTAGTCGCTGGCTTTTCTAAGGGCATGAAGAAAAAACTTGATTTGGCAAGGGCTTTGCTCCCTGATCCCGATATCCTTTTCCTTGATGAACCCCTAGAGGGCCTCGACCCAGCAAGTGCCAGAAAGTTCAAAGACCTCTTCCTTGAGATGAAGGAGAGCGGAAAGACTATTTTCCTCACCACTCACAACATGTACGTGGCCGATGAGCTTTGCGACAGAGTTGCTTTCATTGTCGATGGCTCCGTTAGGCTCGTGGACAACCCGGGCGAGCTCAAGGTGAAGATGGGTAAGAGGCTCGTGAAAGTCGAGTACGTGGCGAGCAACGAGGTGAGAACGGCGGAGTTCCCGCTCGAGGGCATCGGCCGGAACGAGGAGTTTCTAAACATCCTGAGGAACTACGAGATAAGGAGGATCAACACGGAGGAGCCTACCTTAGAAGAGATCTTCCTCAAGGTGACGGGGAGGCGGCTCGTATGA
- a CDS encoding helix-turn-helix domain-containing protein gives MPMKRIKFKFPNSSEQFSDFKWFIGAIEWAYGDTYFMIGDEIIKLVEIKFKEEANPQDIVNRVKELPYVEDIKLIPLKNGHYYMYTRAKLPKHPNSEEAFDVLELQKRGFVIFEKGTMTPEESFLYVVCEENFIPEIISILKKTYNAEVASIEDYTPQKSIFPKLTEKQLKTLLVAYKSGYFDNPRRITLRELAQILGLSPSTVKEHLRKAERKILEELIG, from the coding sequence ATGCCTATGAAGAGGATAAAGTTCAAATTTCCCAATTCTTCGGAGCAGTTCTCAGACTTTAAATGGTTTATAGGGGCAATAGAGTGGGCATATGGAGACACGTACTTCATGATCGGTGACGAAATCATAAAGCTCGTGGAAATAAAGTTCAAAGAAGAAGCCAATCCCCAAGATATCGTAAATCGAGTGAAGGAGCTTCCCTATGTTGAGGACATCAAGTTGATACCTCTAAAAAACGGTCATTACTACATGTACACACGTGCAAAGCTTCCAAAACACCCGAACTCAGAAGAAGCTTTTGACGTACTTGAGCTCCAGAAAAGAGGCTTCGTAATATTCGAGAAAGGTACGATGACACCAGAGGAAAGTTTTCTCTACGTTGTCTGTGAGGAGAACTTCATCCCAGAAATTATATCGATTCTCAAGAAAACCTACAATGCGGAGGTTGCTAGCATAGAAGATTACACCCCACAAAAGAGTATATTTCCAAAGCTCACAGAAAAACAACTAAAAACTCTGTTAGTAGCTTACAAGAGCGGCTACTTCGATAATCCAAGGAGGATAACCCTCCGAGAACTGGCGCAAATACTCGGCCTGAGCCCCTCAACCGTGAAGGAGCACTTAAGGAAAGCGGAGAGGAAAATCCTTGAGGAGCTTATAGGCTAA